GCCCTTGGTCCATTCGACCCAAGAGACCACAGCCATCCCGTTTTCGATCATCTCAACATCCACTCTGCCGACCGGATTGCCCAGATCGATCCGGGCAGGTTCCGCAAAGCTGTGGCCAGCATCGTCGGAGAAGGCCACATGCACCACAGCGACGTCATCCGCACCGGTGAACCAGGCAACGGCCACACGATCTTCGTGTGTCAAGATTGCTGGTCCATTTACGGGACATCCTGCCAACTCCCAACCATCGTCATGCACTCGAACCGGTGGCTGCCATCCATCCTTCGTCAGCCGAGCGACGGCAATATCCCGGATCTCACCCTCAGTTCGATCGCGGTACGCTGCGAGGACTTCGCCGTCGCGTGTCGCAGCCATGCTGGTCTGACAACACGAGCAGGTTTGCATGTCTATTGCCACATCCCGTCCAAGCCGTGCGTCGCTGCTCAGTGTTGTGGCGCGGAGCTGCATCGCATCAGGCAAAGCCGTTGCTTTGCCCCTGTTCTTTCCATAGGCTCGACCGTCAAGCCAAACAACGACCATATTGTTTGAACCGATGGGCAGTAATGATACAAAGCCATGCTGTGAGAATGATCGATCCCCGTGCGGGATCACTGGTTCGCTCCAAGTTTCGCCGTGGTCATGGGACAGCGCGATTTCAATACGGTAATCATAGCCGGACGCTCCGATTTCACGTAGCCAATGCACGGCAATTGTGTTGTCAGGAAAAACCGCGATGCTTGGGGAGTCGGCCCAATTTACAAAAAGATCAGCGCTCTGATGGACAATGCTCGGTTCGGTCCAGCTGTGATTTGAACCGCTGGACATCATCACTTTTGTTTGACCTTGCTCGTGTTCCATCCAGCTCAAATAAAGCGCACCGTTCTGACTAGTCAGAGATGGTTCGTGCGCACCAGGTGTGGTTACTGCCGTAATTTCTTCGACCCGTTCAAAGAGCCGCACTTCGGTTTGTGCGGTTGCTAAACTCGCACTCGCAGTGAGAAGCGCAGCGAGTAGAGTTCCAAAGAGCACACCGAACCATTTCGCATTTGGGTATCCTTGGAAATAGCTATGGATTCTCTTCGGTGTCATCGGTTTATAAATCATGAGGCGCACAATAGATTTATTTTTCGGGAAAGGCCCGCATTTCGTTTGTCGCAATATGTATCAATGACCCAGACATGTCTTGACCTTCCAGTAGCTGGAAGCCCCATTCAACCCAGCATGACAAACACACGACAAGACACACCGGGGCAACATCCCGCCCAATCGGTGCACAAGACCGTGGCGGCACCCGCGTGGAT
This genomic stretch from Roseobacter litoralis Och 149 harbors:
- a CDS encoding sialidase family protein; this translates as MIYKPMTPKRIHSYFQGYPNAKWFGVLFGTLLAALLTASASLATAQTEVRLFERVEEITAVTTPGAHEPSLTSQNGALYLSWMEHEQGQTKVMMSSGSNHSWTEPSIVHQSADLFVNWADSPSIAVFPDNTIAVHWLREIGASGYDYRIEIALSHDHGETWSEPVIPHGDRSFSQHGFVSLLPIGSNNMVVVWLDGRAYGKNRGKATALPDAMQLRATTLSSDARLGRDVAIDMQTCSCCQTSMAATRDGEVLAAYRDRTEGEIRDIAVARLTKDGWQPPVRVHDDGWELAGCPVNGPAILTHEDRVAVAWFTGADDVAVVHVAFSDDAGHSFAEPARIDLGNPVGRVDVEMIENGMAVVSWVEWTKGHEALMVCQITSETGCLAREVVAINTGGASMNFPKMARLGRDIYFAWTQPDGTGDSIAMRRATLMGLD